Proteins encoded in a region of the Paenibacillus sp. E222 genome:
- a CDS encoding 6-phospho-beta-glucosidase has translation MAYEQGLKIAVIGGGSSYTPELVEGFILHHAELPVRELWLVDIEPGQRKLNIVGNLAKRMVEKSGLPIEVHLTFDRREAIKGADFVSTQMRVGMLDARGRDESIPLKYGVIGQETTGPGGMMKALRTIPVLLDICRDIEELAPNAWLLNFTNPAGMVTEAILKYSNVKSIGLCNAPIGLIKQTSAKYGVEADRIYAEFVGLNHLHWITRIDVNGEDKLDDMLADTAGYSAKNVPAREWNPEFLQSLHALPSYYLKYFYMTDAMLEEQLESLQTGGNRAEVVKRVEEELFELYNDPDLKDKPKQLEQRGGAFYSEAAVNLMRSLYNGTNDIQTLNVANQGIIDFLPDDASIEVNCVVTKTGPLPLPLTKVPPMAVGLIHAVKTYERLAIDAAVTGDRGLAIQALAHHPLVPSVEVAIQMLDEMLEANKEYLPQFFTESAANA, from the coding sequence ATGGCATATGAACAAGGGCTAAAAATAGCGGTAATTGGTGGTGGATCTTCCTATACTCCGGAGCTCGTTGAGGGGTTCATCCTTCACCATGCCGAGCTTCCGGTACGTGAGCTGTGGTTGGTCGATATTGAGCCAGGACAGCGCAAACTGAATATTGTCGGTAACTTGGCCAAACGCATGGTGGAGAAATCGGGTCTGCCCATTGAAGTACATCTGACGTTTGACCGCCGCGAAGCCATCAAGGGTGCGGACTTCGTCAGCACTCAAATGCGTGTCGGCATGCTTGACGCCCGTGGCCGCGATGAATCCATTCCCCTGAAATACGGCGTGATCGGTCAGGAAACCACTGGTCCCGGAGGCATGATGAAGGCGCTGCGGACGATTCCGGTCCTGCTTGATATCTGCCGTGATATTGAAGAACTCGCTCCTAATGCCTGGCTGCTGAACTTTACGAATCCGGCGGGTATGGTCACGGAAGCCATTCTGAAGTATTCCAACGTTAAAAGCATTGGTCTCTGTAATGCACCGATCGGCCTAATCAAGCAGACTTCGGCCAAATACGGCGTAGAAGCGGACCGCATCTATGCCGAGTTTGTCGGCCTGAACCATCTGCACTGGATTACGCGTATCGATGTGAACGGTGAAGACAAACTAGATGACATGCTGGCCGATACGGCCGGGTACAGCGCCAAGAACGTGCCTGCTCGGGAGTGGAATCCGGAGTTCCTGCAATCCCTGCATGCCCTGCCTTCCTATTATTTAAAATACTTTTATATGACTGATGCCATGCTTGAAGAGCAGCTGGAATCCTTACAAACAGGCGGCAACCGTGCGGAAGTAGTTAAACGTGTCGAAGAAGAACTGTTCGAGCTTTATAATGACCCGGACCTTAAGGATAAACCGAAACAGCTGGAACAGCGAGGCGGCGCCTTCTATTCCGAAGCAGCCGTAAACCTGATGCGCTCACTGTACAACGGAACGAATGACATTCAGACGTTGAACGTAGCCAATCAAGGCATTATTGATTTCCTACCGGATGATGCCAGCATTGAAGTCAACTGCGTGGTCACCAAAACCGGCCCGCTGCCCCTGCCGTTAACCAAGGTTCCTCCAATGGCCGTTGGACTGATCCATGCGGTTAAAACCTATGAGCGCCTCGCCATTGATGCTGCCGTGACCGGCGATCGTGGATTGGCCATACAGGCATTGGCCCATCATCCTCTGGTCCCTTCGGTCGAAGTGGCGATTCAGATGTTGGATGAAATGCTCGAAGCCAACAAGGAATATTTGCCGCAGTTCTTTACTGAATCTGCAGCTAATGCATAA